Proteins encoded together in one Mus pahari chromosome 9, PAHARI_EIJ_v1.1, whole genome shotgun sequence window:
- the Avpr1a gene encoding vasopressin V1a receptor, whose translation MSFPRGSHDLPAGNSSPWWPLITEGANGSREAAGLEEGGSPPGDVRNEELAKLEVTVLAVIFVVAVLGNSSVLLALHRTPRKTSRMHLFIRHLSLADLAVAFFQVLPQLCWDITYRFRGPDWLCRVVKHLQVFAMFASSYMLVVMTADRYIAVCHPLKTLQQPARRSRLMIAASWGLSFVLSIPQYFIFSVIEFEVNNGTKAQDCWATFIPPWGTRAYVTWMTSGVFVVPVIILGTCYGFICYHIWRNVRGKTASRQSKGSKGSGQAAGPFHKGLLVTPCVSSVKNISRAKIRTVKMTFVIVSAYILCWTPFFIVQMWSVWDTNLVWTDSENPSLTITALLGSLNSCCNPWIYMFFSGHLLQDCVQSFPCCQSIAQKFTKDDSDSTSRRQTSYSNNRSPTNSTGTWKDSPKSSKSIRFIPVST comes from the exons ATGAGTTTCCCGCGAGGCTCCCACGATCTGCCCGCGGGCAACTCCAGCCCGTGGTGGCCTCTGATCACCGAGGGCGCCAACGGCAGCCGGGAAGCAGCTGGGCTCGAGGAAGGTGGCAGCCCGCCGGGGGATGTACGCAATGAGGAACTAGCCAAGCTGGAGGTCACCGTGCTGGCGGTGATTTTCGTGGTGGCCGTGCTGGGTAATAGTAGTGTGCTGCTGGCGCTGCATCGCACGCCACGCAAGACATCCCGCATGCACCTCTTCATCCGACACCTCAGCCTGGCAGACCTGGCAGTCGCCTTCTTCCAAGTGTTACCACAGTTGTGCTGGGACATCACCTACCGCTTCCGCGGGCCGGACTGGCTGTGCCGCGTGGTAAAGCACCTGCAGGTGTTTGCCATGTTCGCATCTTCCTACATGCTGGTGGTGATGACGGCTGACCGCTACATCGCTGTGTGCCACCCGCTCAAGACCCTGCAGCAGCCCGCGCGCCGCTCGCGCCTCATGATCGCCGCCTCTTGGGGGCTGAGTTTCGTTCTGAGCATACCACAGTACTTTATCTTCTCTGTGATCGAATTCGAGGTGAACAATGGCACCAAAGCCCAAGACTGCTGGGCTACGTTCATCCCGCCCTGGGGTACCCGCGCCTACGTGACCTGGATGACCAGCGGGGTCTTCGTGGTGCCCGTGATCATCTTGGGTACCTGCTATGGCTTCATCTGCTACCACATCTGGCGCAATGTCCGGGGGAAGACAGCGTCGCGACAGAGCAAAGGCAGCAAGGGCTCTGGGCAAGCCGCGGGTCCCTTCCACAAGGGGCTTCTGGTCACGCCTTGTGTTAGCAGCGTGAAGAACATTTCCCGCGCCAAGATCCGCACAGTGAAGATGACCTTTGTGATTGTAAGCGCCTACATCCTCTGCTGGACGCCTTTCTTCATCGTCCAGATGTGGTCAGTCTGGGATACCAATTTAGTTTGGACCG ATTCAGAAAACCCTTCCCTCACGATCACGGCGTTACTGGGTTCCTTGAACAGCTGCTGCAACCCGTGGATATACATGTTTTTTAGTGGTCATCTCCTGCAAGACTGCGTCCAGAGCTTCCCATGCTGCCAAAGCATCGCGCAGAAATTCACCAAGGACGACTCGGATAGCACGAGCCGGAGACAGACTTCTTATTCTAACAACCGAAGCCCGACAAACAGCACTGGGACATGGAAGGACTCGCCTAAATCTTCCAAGTCCATCAGATTCATCCCCGTCTCCACTTGA